Part of the Musa acuminata AAA Group cultivar baxijiao chromosome BXJ2-7, Cavendish_Baxijiao_AAA, whole genome shotgun sequence genome is shown below.
atgcatgcaatgatgaaatattcatgaatttgaaatgatgcatgcaatacttatgataatgatgtacatgatgtattgcatatgatgtgtatcatgaatgctttaaatgatgaatgtttggtatcatgatcaacgtgtcgataaatgcttaaaaattttaatgtttgagtatcatgtatgatatgctcattaatgatgattgatttatttttcggtattatgcatgaaaaataacatttttgaaattatgtatgttttaatttgaatatataattatgcacaaataagattgatacttacctttgtcataatctcaaaattgatataagagtcttcccttctttttgacaatgacaaagggggagcaagaatttctaacgtggacatcatgaaaagaggcaaactagctagtttgcacaattcaagacgaaagcaaaaattgcacttctcagaagagaagaaacatgctaatgtgcacatctagcaaacttgcatatttcaagaggcaagagttgcttcttgaacatctctaaattgctagcttgcatgttctaaaatgttgtaacattgctagcttacaagatgtagagcttgctatcttgaacatcttaagaaacaaaaattacaaaagtgctctcttgcctatctcaagaagcaaaacatgctaacttgcgcatctaacaaagttgacaaaatttacttatttcaagaagtaagagttgccttcttgaatatctctaatttgctagcttgcatgatgtagaagttgttatctcaaaagaagcaaaagtgctatcttgtatgttgtaaaacttgcatatctaaaacttgatagcattaatattctaagcatgatgtaacacttgctaaattttctagctttaaaactgcatgatgataaaacttgatattatgtttttcatgcaataagttgaattaatactacgaACACATTAAAGTtagatttctcctttttgttgatgacaaagggggagaaatatgatgttatacataagtttatgcataagttcatgatgacgtgttacaagtattcatgatgaatattgcaatgacttgaattcagtttgaattcaaggttctatcaatatggtatattgatagggggagtttgtttaaactctgagagttaagtttaactccgtcatcaattggttgtcatcataaaaaaggaggagattgttgaatctcgtattttgatgatgaaaccaattgataattgtgtttatgttttaatctgcgttttgagtgacgcaggatgcttcgatcaggatgagataattaaagtaggaaaaatcatgttgtgctggaggaacatgtcagaagattagacgtcggaccggtggatcggtcgacgtatcgacagaaggctttgggccatggacttGACCATCGGGCCAAGATgatcgggtattgtgccaaggatatcggaattgtggagtcaactggccgattgggtaataggccataggagaggacgatgcaccgaataatcaaacgaagcgtcgagggaccaataacatgccggacaacttggttaattacttaggattaattgtctcgatcgaagttttattttatatatgcaggattaactatgatggaagtaagacatgcagcaggagttgcaccggagtcaagactatgatcacgttgggagttcgagaaattcgacggaagtccggacggtcatcggaggttctacgggaacaaatccgagaagtccaggagcttgccaaagaagctcatcggaactcgccaagtagattgtcgcaagtccaggagttagccggaagtccgccggagcatcgccgaaggttcgtcgaatgtttgccggaagttcatcggaagatcgtcaaaagaagcaattgacgcaccgaagcaagttacagtaaatgtcttaagaaatatcgtagttagcaagtagattaagttaggaatgggaagtgatcccattaacttaatctgggggcaattgggcccttgataaacctaaattgggccgaatggatcaacccattcggaccagaattcctgtcaggcagtggtatcgccagagctcggtctcctagctctatcaggcggtcgtaccacccagtctagcggtagtaccgccaggaccctggaaatctgggaggtgacatttttgagctccaaattcaaaccagtttggggcctatatataccccaccctttcctgcatgaaagggcaccgaaaatccaatcttactctgtgatttttagagctcaaaagtgttgtaaaggctagaagttctcctccctcttttcttccaagttttgatctttcaagagaggagagaaaattctgtaaggggtgtctcctaagctcatcaaaaggagtgaaactgtaaaagggtggttgaccttcgcctattgaaggaaggcttctagtggatgtcggtgacctcatcggaggaggaagccgaaagtggatgtaggtcatgtttgaccgaaccactctaaaatctagtttgcatttcctttgtgctatttatcttaactacaaaccaccttccttactttacttcaaatacgttttcgtaagctttcaaaattattatctgcacgaaacgacttttacgtcggaatcagatttcaacgtatgaacgcagtttcaattgtcgaaagttttccgctgcactaattcacccccccccccccccctcccccctcttagtgctcttgatcctaacatagagaccccaagaggattcaaatttgggctccaaattttgaattatcttgggttcctgatgatggcggtgccaccgcctgtcagtgtttgacactaatagtgtattggcagtgccatcgctagacctctcaggtgctgggtggtgccatcgcctagtctggcggtaccaccacccgatccttgggttttgggcggtgccatcacccggtccgacggttccaccgctcgaccctacgggtcactagatgggcttcaaatctggcccaaactaggtaatatcaggcctagttagcccctaaccaggatataggattatcccttaattctagccctaattacatgcaaactatgcaactgaaaacatagtcctaagcaagttttcaaccggcaaacgtcgagtctccttctggcaagctttccggtgatcttccagcgaactcccagcaggctctcgatcttgtggtgagttcaacgagtagccgagccttctcagtgatctttggaaacctccgacgatctcttcggcggacttctgaaaactccgacaagtccccgatttcttctcggttggttccgacagcatctccaatgaatcttcggactctcgaacacccatcgaacttgactccggtagacttgttttatgtcttcaagctatcgtagttaatcctgcacatgtaaaacaaaagttcgatctagacaattactcctaagcaattaatcaagttgtttggcatatcattggtcccttgacatttcgtccgattcttcggcgcatcgtcctctcttgcggcctattgcctaatcgaccaattgactccgcaactccgatattcttagcgtaatacccgctcttcttggcccaatgcccgaatccatggcccgaagccttctatcgatacgtcaaccgatccaccggcccgacgtccaatcttttgacatgttcttccgacacaatatgattttcctactttaattgtctcatcctgatcgaagcatcctgcgtcactcaaaacacagattaaatcataaacacatataaagtggttttatcattaaaatacaaGACTCAACACATTGGTCTATAGTTAAATAAATTTTgtagtatcttaaagggaccctcaatcatggtctttTTCTCCGCAAACACACtctacttcatctccatgcctttgctgatgttgattgggcgggaaactttgatgatcgcaCTTCCACCTCAGagtatgtcatctttcttgggtctaatccaatcagttggcattctaagcaaaagacaatcgtccggtctacaactgaagctgaatatcgtatCATcgctacagttgctgctgaactcaattgggttacaaatctcctcaaggaactcaaagttagctctacccttactcctataatatattgtgacaatgttggaacTACCTACCTATGCATCATTCCAGTGTTTCACTCACGCATGAAATatattgccatcgactttcactttatgCGAGATCAAGATGTTAGAcgtcaacttcgtgtctctcatgttcatacgactaatcaactagcagactcacgaggggcatgataacagagagattttctcaactgcatagcagatgagagatttcctcaactgcatgagaaaATATCGCTgctcagttgagaaaaatcctctctttTACTATATATAAATAGACATTATATGACACTAATTGAGATGTGCTTTCTCTTTACCTTTATAATTTCACTcttcattttatcactttatcaaAGGTGACATTGTTCATCGCCTCTTCACTCACTACCATCGCCGATCGTCCACCATTAAAGCCACTTGCAGCTAATGTTACTTGCTACCACCCCACCATAGATCCTCTTGTGCACATCAAGAACCATCATGATGACTTTGTTCCTCAACCATAGTAGCTCTTATTCTTCTTTCTCAAAGGTTGACTCAGCAGCTTCGATAACCTCTATTGTTGGTCTTTGTATTGTAGGTTGAGATGGATCCTTGTCGGCGGAGGAAGAGCTTCGCTCCTGAGTTCTAGGGATGGCTCCATCTTAGTTGTGGATCTAATTAGCTCCATCAGCCTCGATAGTGAAGTTTCTGTTCAGTGCTTCCATAGCAAGATAAAAGTAGatgatgaggaggaagaagattagGAGGATATTTACATTAATTTATAAAgaatagtttaaaaatattaaaaattttaaaataagattataaatagtaaaaagagattACAAATAGTAATCTCactttataatcttattttaaagATTTTTAATATTCCTAAGATACCTTCTATAAATAGACATAAATACAATCAACTTATTAAGTAATTCTAATAAACTTTAAGAATTCCTTTCATAGTAGTAAAGGAAAATATGTATATGATTGATAATTAAGGAATtctatttagtaaaattatatttttattattcttttacgtGATTGTTAATAGCAAGGGTTGCCAATATTAAAAAGGGATTGCCAATGACAAGGGAATTGCTATTAGCAACCTCTTACTATGTACAACcatctaaaaaaattataaaaatataattttacttaaaAACAACCTTAGTTACCATTAATTCATATAACTCATTTCATCCCTCAATCAATTATTCACATGAACATCAATCAATGTTGGAACCTTACCTATCCTTCGATCATCTATGGTGATtatgagaggagaagaagaagaataagaaaaaggaaacTAAGAGGAAACAAATGAGGTTGTATGAAAGGAGTTGGAATAATGTTGGAATTGACTAATGAGTTGAGGAAATCTGCATCTATTTATACAGGAGCATTTTAAGAATATTACAAATTTTTAAAATGAGATTATAAATAGCTAAAAGGAGTCAAAATCTCCTTTGCTAAATCCCTTGgttatttttgttaggatcgagtcggcattaagaggaggggggtgaattagtacagcagataaaaacatcggtttaaaaatcttcgtacgttaaaaaACATATCTCGGAACATTGCTTGAAAGCATGCTTGTTTGTAAAGGTAATGAAAACAAAGTAAAAagaaagtgaagcaattgcaaagtaagtaaatgacaataatagaaatgtaaaccagaatttatagtggttcggtcgttgtgacctacatccacttccgattcctcctctatcgagatcactggcatccactaatggtcttccttcaataggcgaagcccAACCATTTCTTTACaatcctttctccttttcacgggtttaggagataatacttataagcctcacacctctcttgaatgatcacaacactaaaaAAAAGGactctttacacttttacaacacttttaacacctcaagaattcaagatattgttcacactttcatgcaaCAAaggatagggtatttataggtagtaccaccactgccattattgggcAGAGACCGTCTACAAGCTAACACTAGGtaataccatcgcctgatagagctcggagactaggctctagtgataccaccgcttaataggggcgataccactacttggTAACATTAACTGGCGGAGGTACCACCaactagtctaggcggtaccacctggGAGATTGAGTCACTATTGGCCACAACTTCAGGTATTGAATGGGTAGTTCAACCAACCtagttcagccttgttaagggcttaGTTGGTCCCTAACTGAATtactgggattacctctcaatcctaactcaacttaaggtctaactacgataatttaagacattaactaagtaatcttggtCCGGTAGGTCAAttgttcttctagtgagcttccgacgttcttccggcgaacttccgacaatctctcggtaatgttccaatggactcctagcaagctcctagactttacgacgatatccttggcgagttccgacgagcttctttggcaagctcctagacttctcggtcaatttcgacagaacttccgataaacgtccggacttttgacaaactctcgatcttgactccagcccaacatctgcttgatgccttactgctatcgtagttaattctacatatttttctcaacatatggattacatcaaataatttaccaatttatttcatcatcaaaatatggattacatcaaacaatttaccaattgatttcattatcaaaatatgagattcaacaatttttatTTTGTGACATCGAAAATACCTTCAACAAAAGCTTTATTTTATCCGTAAATAGTCTATTACTGTACAAGTTTTTATTAATCTGTTTAACAGTAATTTGCTTGGTTTATTATGGTAAGCTAAAGACAAAAACATGGTATCAAGCACGGTTGAACTTGTAtttcataaataattaatatcacaTATCACGTGCTAGAAGAGAGATCGTAATCTATAACATGATCTTATCGTCACATGAATCttcattataattattattaaattgatatatatttaatatattttgtaaTTACAATTTACAAAATTACTCAATATTATTCAAGTATATTGATCATTTTAATTGCATAATATTATCATATTGgttagagaataattattaaagatatgtatacTAGTATTATAACTATTGGGAGTATTTTTAGTGAGTTTTCTATCAGGATTTATATTAAGGATTCATATTAAATCTCTACTTTTTCATATTGATAATAGATAAATTTACTAGTCATTTACATGATAAACCTTCTTGATGTATATTATTTGGTGATAAAATTATCTTAATTGATGAGAGTCTAAGTAATATTAATTATAAACGTGATCGAAGAGATAAATCTTAGAAACTCAATATCTCAGtttaagtaggactaaaactaaatatataaaatataattttaattattctaaaaatagataagagaatatagttaaattgaaTGAACAAGAAATCATTTTAAGTAAAAACTTTAGATATCTTGGGTTAATTATCCAAAAAGATGAAGATATCGATGAAAATATCTATAAAGTAAAAATAAAAGGGTGACGAGGGTGTCAAGAGTTTTGTGTGATTATCGGATACcttcgaaataaaaaaaaatataaaataattatgagaTAAATAATGTTTTATGGATTCAAGTATTACACGGTTAAGAAACAACatacaaaaaatttatattgttAAAATGGAAATATTGAGATTGAGGTAGAGAAAGAACTAAAAAGACCTTAATAGAATATCACAATCTCAATTCACAGGTAGGATGTGATGATTGACTTGAGGTATGTAGACATAAATGAGACTGAAGCCTACAAATCTATTTGAGAATTAAAGGCAGTGCAACAAAGTCCTTGATtgctaaaaatataaattaagatcATGTCTCATCTGCCAGTCTAATTTAGATGAAATggtatttgataaaaaaaaaaaatttaagatgataTTAGAGTGAAAAGATTCCAAGGTCAAATCTTTTCCATgtcatacttaaaaaaaaaatcctcaattAATTTCCACATACTGCATTTGAACTATATGTCATCCACATTTCAGGGgagcattaaaaatataaattaagacCATATCTCattgcatgctcaagtttttagaTAAATGACATTATCAAAAAATTAAGACTAATATGCATAAATCTCTCTACTCCATTGACCTAATTACTTAGTCATCCCTGTAGTAAAGGGAACACCTGAAGGAATCTTCAAACAATCTCCACAACTCATCTCCTGTACAACCGACAATAATTGAAGTGTAGTAGTTTGTCTCCACAGCTTATCTCACATCTGAAAAGACTAATCTTTTCAGGGCCAACACAATGAAAATATTGTTTTGAACATATTTCCCAACCATCATGCAGATGTTCTTTGTCCAATCATAAAACAAATGTTGTGTTTCACACTAGAGTTATTTGGACATGGCATGAGTTAAATAGGTAGCAGCTAACATCTCACCTAGCTGAACTTGAGCTGAAGTGGTGAGGTGCAGATGGTCAGCTTCAAGTTGCAATCCTTTGGCATCAACACATGCAACACTGGGAAGACATATATCCTTCTGAGCCTTCCTCACTATCTCTGTGAAGTTTCCTTCGCCTGATGCGATAGCAACCTATAAAGGCATGTAATGTTAAGCTTCCAGAAAAAAGCCAGAGGTTTACTAATGATCAGTGTAGCATCTCCTGCTAATAGGGATTCAATGCAAACAATGTTTTGTGACTTTTCATTGTTTGCAtttccataaaaaaataaaataaaataaaataaggctCATTTGCTTTGTCCAAACACTGACCTTCAATTCAGAAAATACCTGGAGGCTAATCAAAATCTAACCTTCAACATTTGCTTTGCTCAAAATCTAACCTTTAATTCATAGAGATGTCACTCTGTGCCAAACTCCAACACCAAGACATCGATAGAAGAACTTACCATAGATCAGAGAAACACaaatttcgttttgatacaaatcaAAGGTCACAATCGAATTTCATACAAACACTTGGAGAAGTTGGTAGATGTTCATTATAACACACATCTGAGACTGCACTACCTAGGAGTTAGACAAAGAAGGTTGAGCCTTATATATTTGATTTAGAGTTCAATCACGATGACTAAAACCCGAAACTAGATTGATACACATAATAGAAATTCAGGGTGACCACTTTCTGGATGAGCCAAAAGATCCATCGCATATATCTTGATTCATTTCAAAGGAAACAAAGGAAGAAGATAAACAGGATGCTGACTGTTTGAGATCTGTACATAGTCGGACTGCATAGTTAGGCCATGGCATAACTCGGTAGTCTCGCTCATATGTCCACTAAGACAAGAGAAAGGTGGCTCATCATTATGTTAACACATTGGCTGCCATCGACGAGCAACAAGTTGGTTTTTGATGATGAGACATCTTCTCCATCATATTTTTCTTTTCGTCAGGCCTATCTGAGATGATAGTGAGATAGATAATATTGCATCTACCAATGATGGAGGCAAGGGCCAAATCTTACATTCTCGTCATGCCAACACAAAGTTCAAATGTAAACAAAGAAATAATATTTTACATATACACAATTGTGTTAACAATCAGAAGGACAAGGGGAAGACAATAAATGCTTTCGAGCAGAGGAGAGAGTGGTTATATGATGCAGAGTCAAATAGGAGCTCCTCTTGTCGAAGCCTTATGAACAATATGGATCTAACGGTCAGCAACATCATGGCAACAGTTGATCCTTCTCGAAATCTAATATTTCGTATGACTCACAACACTAGTATGGTTAtgacaataatatttttattacactacAACAGATGCAACTGTACTTGCCATGTAACCTTCTACCACATGGGTAATTAATGACTATATGACAATGACTACTACTACTTCCTCTTATCTTCATAAATCACAGGAGAAGTTTTATGCATGTTATTTTCAAAATTGTAATCTTGATCTAAGATTAAGTCACATTGAGAACCTGAAACCACCTCTATGATCACTTTTAAGCTAGTAGACTCCTTATTAGCTATGACATTTAATTTTCATTTGGTTGTCATACATATCTCATGTGTCATGTTTAGAAATTCTTCATAATTTTATACATGTTCTCTTCACATATGTGATGCAATACATGTTAAAAATATGCTTTGGTTCATTATTTAATGTAAATTTACCCAAATTTATATTCCTCATTAATTATTTAAACAAATATTAGGTTTAGGTTTTAATTGGTTCAACACATACTATGTACGTTTAACAACTAGTAATATTGTGAGTTTAGGGATGAGAAAGACCCTAAATAACCGGTTATTGTGGTTTGTTATTTATTTGATTTGGCATCTCAATAATTGATTTTATGTAACATACTCCAAATATTTAGAATAGCATAATTCTATAAAACTTAGACCAATTAGTCAACTTATTCAGTGAAAACAAAAAAGGTAGATATTATTAATTTTCGTTATATTCTCAACCaaaaaaatattaagtaatttgTCCTATAAGGATAATTACTCATTCCATCGTATGATGCGAATGACCGCATTGACTCGTTGTTTTCTAAGTGTAAGATGCTAGCCTGAAATGTCAATCGTTGAGATGAAACTGAACGGCGAGATGGCCATGGAACGCACCTGAATCAAGAGAAGCCCCGGCATCTCGAGATCCGACCGGAGATGCAGTATCAGCCTCTCCATCCGTGCCCTGTACGCCTCCGCGTCCTCGCGGGACACCGTATCGCTCTCCCCCTGGTACCACAGCACCGCTCCCAGCTTCCCCGCCGCCGCCCTCGCCCGCCGCACCAAGCCATCGTACAGCGCCGTGCCCCGCGCCCACTCCTCTATCCTGGTCCCGCCGACCGCGCACGGCACCAGACCGATCACCGGCGGCGGCCTCGCTGCCCAGAACACGGAGGAGAGGATCGCGTGGGCGAAGGCCATGCCGGGGCCCACGCCGCAGGTCTTGTTGACGTCGACGTCGGCGTGGAGGGGCTCTCGCGCCACCTCCCAGCGGAGGCGCGCGCTTAGGCGCAGGATGGAGGGGCTCGGGCGACACTGCGGCGGCACGGCCCCGTCCCATAGGTCGCGTGAGACGCCGCCCCGCCCGGCCATGTTGCTCTGCCCCGCGAGCACGAAGACGAGCTTCTTGGGCGTCAGACTGGGGCAGGAGGTTGCGTGATGGAGGTCGCATTGGGCCGATGGGGCGGCGAGCACGAGGCGGAGCAGCGCCAGCAGCAGTGAGACAGCGAGTGAAGGCATGtttgtctttcttttcttttcttttctggtcGGCAATTTAGTCTCCCTATGCATATATGCATAAGGAAATGGGAATACTGAAGACAGGAAAAGGCGAATCTTGTAACTTGTCAAATGTCATGCTAAAATTAAGTTTGATATTTTAATTTGGACGATATGAGGGAAAAGAAAGTTAaaagtttgaaaaaaaattaaaaaatatttttttatgaaacgatCATTCTAAATCATGATCCCTATCCTTCACTCTACTCTTAGGTCACGCTTTTGTCTCGTCGATCACTCCCCTCCCCCTTGTCATGCTTGATGCTCTTTTCATCAAATTCACTCAATAATAGAGATGATCGATCACGAGACGAAGGACGGTAATCAGATTTGTGGGTGATAATAGCCTTCCCTCATGCGAGTGCTACAGGCGATGGTGAGTCTGATAAAGACATGATAGAactgaaaaaaataatatattttttaaatttattagaggtaaaattatttttttatgtgaCTAGGATATCCTCTAAAAATTTTTCAAACTTGATGCATTCTCAAACttaaaagagttttttttttcaaattcacccaaaatttttttattataagtatcaattaaaaaattactatatattataattgatatataaGTCTTCCTATTTCATTACATTTTTTTCTTAAACCAATAAAAATactgattaaaaattttatttacatgtatgagttaatttttattaagatttGTGTTTATTTCTCCCAGTTATAATGTTTTTCAATAGTCTTATAATGTTTTTGTAAATGTAAGACAACATATTCAAAAATACTGCACCTAATATAAAACTTTATTTATTTGGTTATTATTGTTCCCAAGGCAGTAAAGATACCAATTTGAAACCCTAGatgagcttgaatctattaatttTAAGTTTATTTGTCTAATTATAGTATCTTGGTGGAgctactaaaaatattataagattattcaaaatatcataaatataaatcttatgtggaagagaatAATAGACCAATCCATCTTAAGAATCGATCTATATGATAGTTTGTCTTGTCAAAAGTTATTTTGGAGGTGCCTTGGGACAATATGAAAAAGGAATCTCTaggaaaaattaaaagaaaatctaaaaaaatttactCTTTTAATTATCGTTATTAATTTATAAACATGAGATAGATTTGTCACTATTATTGGACTTTTAAACATTTTTAAATCGTGAATCTAACCTTAATAGATCGATTATCTCACCAAAATGAGTCACGGTGGGTCCCATTCAACTACGGTGGCTCAAATTTGTATGCTACATCTTGGATCTCGATGTTGCTATCGGTAAAGTTGCTTGTGGGATTAAATCAATACATTAATatttaaggtaaatattttagttTAAACGTCAAGATTTAGTAAGGAATCAAACTAAACTTGAACAATTCAAAGACATTTAAGTGGTTTACCAGTtcaaaaataatcaaatattgATATCATCATTATTTTCGACTAATTTAAGAGTCAAACATAGGCTTGGTTGGATCGATCATTTTATGTTaaataaattattcaaatatttaaaatatatttcttgaaCAATTGAATAattgaataattattaaaataatatgcaAAACGTATAATCTGTACAGACAAAGCATTAATAAAGCCTCACCAAACACAAAGAACAATGAGTATAAAAAAGTTTTTTACCAAGGACTTTTATCTTATAATGCCCTCTTAATTGATTTTAATTTAGGATATATCACTCCTTTATTAGTCACCCTCGCATAAGTTATACGGTATTACATTCGCCCCACCGTGAGGTGACAccaattgtctttttttttttttttctcttttccccTTCTTTTCCGCATCTCCTCGCCACTCAACCTTCCTTGTCGTCTCTTTCCTTCCTCCTGTTCTCTCTATCGATCACCATCTTATTTAGTGTAGCTATCTAATTAATAGTCCTAAAAT
Proteins encoded:
- the LOC135616142 gene encoding probable carbohydrate esterase At4g34215; the encoded protein is MHRETKLPTRKEKKRKTNMPSLAVSLLLALLRLVLAAPSAQCDLHHATSCPSLTPKKLVFVLAGQSNMAGRGGVSRDLWDGAVPPQCRPSPSILRLSARLRWEVAREPLHADVDVNKTCGVGPGMAFAHAILSSVFWAARPPPVIGLVPCAVGGTRIEEWARGTALYDGLVRRARAAAGKLGAVLWYQGESDTVSREDAEAYRARMERLILHLRSDLEMPGLLLIQVAIASGEGNFTEIVRKAQKDICLPSVACVDAKGLQLEADHLHLTTSAQVQLGEMLAATYLTHAMSK